A genomic region of Jaculus jaculus isolate mJacJac1 chromosome 10, mJacJac1.mat.Y.cur, whole genome shotgun sequence contains the following coding sequences:
- the Mest gene encoding mesoderm-specific transcript homolog protein isoform X1 has product MVRRDRLRRMREWWVQVGLLAVPLLAAYLHIPPPQLSPALHSWKTSGKFFTYKGLRIFYQDSVGVVGSPEIVVLLHGFPTSSYDWYKIWEGLTLRFHRVIALDFLGFGFSDKPRPHHYSIFEQASIVEALLRHLGLQNRRINLLSHDYGDIVAQELLYRYKQNRSGRLTIKSLCLSNGGIFPETHRPLLLQKLLKDGGVLSPILTRLMNFFVFSRGLTPVFGPYTRPSESELWDMWAGIRNNDGNLVIDSLLQYINQRKKFRRRWVGALASVTIPIHFIYGPLDPVNPYPEFLELYRQTLPRSTVSILDEHISHYPQLEDPMGFLNAYMGFINSF; this is encoded by the exons ATGGTACGCCGAGATCGCCTCCGCAG GATGAGGGAGTGGTGGGTCCAGGTGGGGCTCTTGGCTGTGCCCTTGCTGGCTGCGTACCTGCACATCCCACCCCCTCAGCTCTCCCCTGCCCTGCACTCCTGGAAGACTTCGGGCAAGTTTTTCACCTACAAGGGGCTGCGCATCTTCTACCAAG ACTCTGTGGGTGTGGTCGGGAGTCCTGAGATCGTTGTGCTTTTACACGGCTTTCCAACATCCAGCTATGATTGGTACAAG ATCTGGGAAGGTTTGACCCTGAGGTTTCATCGAGTGATTGCCCTTGACTTCTTGGGCTTTGGCTTCAGCGACAAACCG AGACCACACCACTACTCCATATTTGAGCAGGCCAGCATCGTGGAGGCACTTTTGCGGCACCTGGGGCTTCAGAATCGCAGGATCAACCTGTTGTCTCACGATTATGGAGACATTGTTGCTCAGGAGCTTCTGTACAG GTACAAGCAGAATCGATCCGGCCGGCTTACCATAAAGagtctctgtctgtcaaatgGAG GTATCTTTCCTGAGACCCATCGCCCTCTTCTTCTCCAAAAG CTTCTCAAAGATGGAGGTGTGCTCTCACCCATCCTCACTCGGCTGATGAACTTCTTTGTGTTCTCTCGAGG CCTCACCCCCGTCTTCGGACCATACACTCGGCCTTCTGAGAGTGAGCTGTGGGACATGTGGGCTGGGATCCGCAACAACGACGGGAACCTGGTCATTGACAG TCTCTTACAGTACATCAACCAGAGGAAGAAGTTTAGAAGACGCTGGGTAGGAGCACTTGCCTCTGTCACTATCCCCA tTCATTTTATCTACGGGCCTTTGGATCCTGTAAATCCCTATCCAGAGTTTTTGGAGCTGTACAG GCAAACGCTGCCGCGGTCCACAGTGTCGATTCTGGATGAGCACATTAGCCACTACCCACAGCTAGAGGACCCCATGGGCTTCTTGAATGCGTACATGGGCTTCATCAACTCCTTCTGA
- the Mest gene encoding mesoderm-specific transcript homolog protein isoform X2, which translates to MREWWVQVGLLAVPLLAAYLHIPPPQLSPALHSWKTSGKFFTYKGLRIFYQDSVGVVGSPEIVVLLHGFPTSSYDWYKIWEGLTLRFHRVIALDFLGFGFSDKPRPHHYSIFEQASIVEALLRHLGLQNRRINLLSHDYGDIVAQELLYRYKQNRSGRLTIKSLCLSNGGIFPETHRPLLLQKLLKDGGVLSPILTRLMNFFVFSRGLTPVFGPYTRPSESELWDMWAGIRNNDGNLVIDSLLQYINQRKKFRRRWVGALASVTIPIHFIYGPLDPVNPYPEFLELYRQTLPRSTVSILDEHISHYPQLEDPMGFLNAYMGFINSF; encoded by the exons ATGAGGGAGTGGTGGGTCCAGGTGGGGCTCTTGGCTGTGCCCTTGCTGGCTGCGTACCTGCACATCCCACCCCCTCAGCTCTCCCCTGCCCTGCACTCCTGGAAGACTTCGGGCAAGTTTTTCACCTACAAGGGGCTGCGCATCTTCTACCAAG ACTCTGTGGGTGTGGTCGGGAGTCCTGAGATCGTTGTGCTTTTACACGGCTTTCCAACATCCAGCTATGATTGGTACAAG ATCTGGGAAGGTTTGACCCTGAGGTTTCATCGAGTGATTGCCCTTGACTTCTTGGGCTTTGGCTTCAGCGACAAACCG AGACCACACCACTACTCCATATTTGAGCAGGCCAGCATCGTGGAGGCACTTTTGCGGCACCTGGGGCTTCAGAATCGCAGGATCAACCTGTTGTCTCACGATTATGGAGACATTGTTGCTCAGGAGCTTCTGTACAG GTACAAGCAGAATCGATCCGGCCGGCTTACCATAAAGagtctctgtctgtcaaatgGAG GTATCTTTCCTGAGACCCATCGCCCTCTTCTTCTCCAAAAG CTTCTCAAAGATGGAGGTGTGCTCTCACCCATCCTCACTCGGCTGATGAACTTCTTTGTGTTCTCTCGAGG CCTCACCCCCGTCTTCGGACCATACACTCGGCCTTCTGAGAGTGAGCTGTGGGACATGTGGGCTGGGATCCGCAACAACGACGGGAACCTGGTCATTGACAG TCTCTTACAGTACATCAACCAGAGGAAGAAGTTTAGAAGACGCTGGGTAGGAGCACTTGCCTCTGTCACTATCCCCA tTCATTTTATCTACGGGCCTTTGGATCCTGTAAATCCCTATCCAGAGTTTTTGGAGCTGTACAG GCAAACGCTGCCGCGGTCCACAGTGTCGATTCTGGATGAGCACATTAGCCACTACCCACAGCTAGAGGACCCCATGGGCTTCTTGAATGCGTACATGGGCTTCATCAACTCCTTCTGA